In a genomic window of Bacteroidales bacterium:
- a CDS encoding 4'-phosphopantetheinyl transferase superfamily protein has product MPLVYHEWIQQDLQIGLWKITESIEELISMLFLNKEEFDTLESFGNDARRKQWLSYRALIRNLVKADYIYRIYYDKNNKPYLVNPQRAISISHCSDYAAVLISEDIHSKYGIDIEPVNSKILKVVEKFMNKEELSEWEKTKNLEKAIAYWTFKEAVFKAFGKKTITLKGNIHINPFSFDDTIFEGNIIKRNLTLKYTLQLRRFQNIFISFAKKT; this is encoded by the coding sequence ATGCCATTAGTTTATCACGAATGGATTCAACAAGACTTGCAGATTGGACTGTGGAAAATAACTGAAAGCATTGAAGAACTTATTTCTATGCTTTTTCTTAATAAAGAAGAATTCGACACTTTGGAATCCTTCGGCAACGATGCTAGGCGAAAACAGTGGCTAAGTTACAGAGCTTTAATAAGAAATCTTGTAAAAGCTGATTACATATATAGAATTTATTATGATAAAAACAATAAGCCATATCTTGTAAACCCACAACGAGCTATTAGCATTTCGCATTGTTCTGACTATGCGGCAGTGCTTATATCCGAAGATATACATTCAAAATATGGTATTGATATAGAGCCTGTAAATTCAAAAATATTAAAAGTTGTAGAAAAATTCATGAACAAAGAAGAGTTGAGCGAATGGGAAAAAACTAAAAATCTTGAAAAAGCTATTGCATATTGGACTTTTAAAGAAGCTGTTTTTAAAGCTTTTGGAAAAAAAACCATCACACTAAAAGGAAATATTCATATAAACCCTTTTAGTTTTGACGATACTATTTTTGAAGGAAACATTATAAAGAGAAATCTAACTTTAAAATACACCCTACAATTGCGCCGCTTTCAAAATATTTTCATTTCATTTGCAAAAAAAACTTAA
- a CDS encoding T9SS type A sorting domain-containing protein: protein MKKIFLLLVIFSSLAVNAQIPDGYYDSAQGLTGENLRSALHDIIDGHSVVSYDGLWTAFKHTDNLGNNKVWDMYSNCNFTFGTDQCGEYKNICDCYNREHSFPKSWFNNAPPMKSDLFHLVPTDGKVNGYRSNYPYGECASGTTYGTGKLGTCTFPGYSSIVFEPANEYKGDFARIYFYMLTRYMDKISSWSSPALSGNNFSDWTRKLLLKWHENDPVSQKEIDRNNVIYKDYQHNRNPFVDNPEWAYAIWDPTYNTVDFFYKNITVFPVPASNNVSVNYPNELVLKNIEILDINGRVVLATENADEIDIQNIADGFYFMRINFQDSFVVKQIIISK, encoded by the coding sequence ATGAAAAAGATATTTTTATTATTAGTTATCTTTTCATCACTAGCCGTCAATGCTCAAATACCTGATGGCTACTATGATAGTGCTCAAGGTTTAACAGGCGAAAATTTGCGTTCTGCATTACATGATATTATTGATGGACACTCTGTAGTATCATATGATGGTTTATGGACAGCATTTAAACATACTGATAATTTAGGCAACAACAAAGTTTGGGACATGTACTCTAATTGTAATTTTACTTTTGGAACAGACCAATGTGGAGAATATAAAAATATTTGTGACTGCTATAATCGCGAGCACAGTTTTCCAAAAAGCTGGTTTAACAATGCTCCACCAATGAAATCAGATTTATTTCATTTAGTTCCTACCGACGGAAAAGTAAATGGATACAGATCTAACTATCCCTATGGAGAATGTGCATCGGGCACAACATATGGAACTGGCAAATTAGGAACCTGCACTTTCCCTGGATATTCAAGCATCGTTTTCGAGCCTGCGAATGAATATAAAGGTGACTTTGCTAGAATATATTTTTATATGCTAACTAGGTATATGGACAAAATCTCATCATGGAGCAGTCCAGCTCTTAGTGGAAACAACTTTTCTGACTGGACAAGAAAATTACTTTTAAAATGGCATGAAAATGACCCTGTTAGCCAAAAAGAAATAGATAGAAATAATGTTATATACAAAGACTATCAACATAATCGCAATCCTTTTGTAGATAATCCAGAATGGGCTTATGCTATTTGGGATCCAACTTACAACACTGTTGATTTTTTCTATAAAAATATAACTGTATTTCCAGTTCCTGCTTCAAACAATGTTTCTGTAAACTATCCAAACGAACTTGTTTTGAAAAATATTGAAATTTTAGATATAAATGGTCGCGTTGTTTTAGCTACGGAAAATGCTGATGAAATAGATATTCAAAATATTGCTGACGGATTCTATTTTATGCGTATTAATTTTCAAGATAGCTTTGTTGTTAAGCAAATTATCATTTCAAAATAG